ATTACCTGTGTTTATGTGAATCAAACTATCACTAATTTGATTCGTGCTGTTGTTTCCATTCTTTCAAAGAACTTTCGATTACTCTGTAGTAACCGTTGTTAATGTATGAGATCCGATCTCTGTGCCCGTTCGGCGTACATTTCAGTATTTCAATCCGACAATCGCTTTTCGCTTATCGCCCCGTTATCGTTGGGGTTGCAAAGGTAATCAACTTTTTATTTTCACCAAATTTTTCTTCAAAATTTTTCAATTTTTATTTTTTTGCTTCAGTGCCTTCAAACACAATACTAACAAGCTGTTAGCACTGATGCCTATTTGCATGAAGCGGGTGAAAATTCAATGTCGTGAAGAGCTTTTATTGCCGTGCTTTCTATCAAAGCGGGCTGCAAAGGTAAGCGGATTTTTATATCTACCAACTTTTTCCTTAATTATTTTTAATAAAAAAGCTGAAATACTTTACCAAAAAGCATTTCAGCCTACAATATTTTTCGGGATCAGAACGGATATGGGGTCAATAATCCTTCCGGATAGTGCACTTTCATCAGAAAGAGCCCATGTCCGGGTACTGCAAAATCAGCATTTGTGCAATCCTTACTCTCTATAGCAGCCCTGAACTGTGCCATACTGAGCTTACCTCTACCCACCCGTAACATCGTACCAACAAGGCCTCGCACCATTCCACGAAGGAAACGGTTGGCTGTAACGTTATAGACTACACGCTCTCCTTCTGCTCTCCATACAGACTCCTCTATTCTACATATATATGTATGCACCTGTGTGTTCCGCTTGGAAAAGGTGGTGAAGTCTTCATAAGACTTAATAATCTCTGCAGCTTCCTGTAAGGCGTCCATATTCAGCTTATACGGGAAGAAATAGCCCCTATCCTGCATAAAGGGATCCTTATGCGTATATAATGTATACTCATAGGAACGGGCTACCGCATCGAACCGGCTATGTGCATCCGGCGGTACCTGGTATATCTGGTTCAGTACTACATCTGCCGGCAGAATAGCATTGATCTTATATAAAAACTGAGGATGTAAAGGCAGATCCGTGTCGAAGTGCAGGAAGTTCTGCCTGGCATTCACACCGGCATCGGTACGACTCGAGCCCGTACTCTCTATTTTAGTCCTTAATAGTGTACTGAGCGCACGGTCTACCTCGGCCTGTACGGTATGGGCATTCTCCTGTACCTGAAAGCCGCTGAATTGCGCCCCCTTATAACCAACCTCTATAAAGTATCTGTTCATACGGCGCGAAGGTAATACGAAAAAAGAACAGGGGAGATATCCGTGCCGGACATCCCCCCTGTTAATAATATTTGTGATAGTTCTTTATTTATGTAACATCGCTTTAAATCTGCCTTTATAGTAATTGTCTGTCAGTACAGACTCCAGTCCGGCATATTTCTCTGTATCATATGTTTTGGAGTAAGCCATATCCAGCAGACGGTAACGGGCATCCTCTCCTACTACCAGCTGCGCCAGTGTTTTGATCTGCGTGGTTTCCATACAATAATTGCGGCTCTGTTTACGGAAAACATCCAGCATACCATCATCTGAGGCTGCCGCTACGAACCTACGGAGCATTTTACGGAAGGTGGCATCATCCATGATATTGGCACAGTCAGAATTGATCAGACGCGGATTCACGTTCTTATTCGCTGCTACGGCTGATTCATCTGTTGCTGCTACGGCTTCGTCCTCGTCTTTTTTCTTTTTCTTTCTGGCAGGTGCCGGCTGATCATACATTGCCACACCATAGCCGCTGGTATCTGTTACGATCTCACCGGAGCGGGTATCCTCTTTTTTATGTTTCTTTTTACCGGTACTATGTGTTTCTGCTACATCTACAGGTACTGCTGCTTCTGTAACAGGCACTGCTACGTCAGCATCTTCACTGGCTTTATGTTTCTTCTTCTTAGGCGCAGGTGCTTCTTCTTCTACCGGAGTGATGGTAGCGGAAGATGTCTGAGCCGGCGTTGCTGGCGGCAGTGCAGCAGGGGCTGCATTTTTATCATCCTGAAAATCTATAAACTCAGGATCATTTTCTTTCTTCTTATGATGTTTTGACTTCCTGGTATTTCCTTCGCTGCCGGCACCTTTAGCTACATCATCTGCAGCGGCTT
This window of the Chitinophaga sp. Cy-1792 genome carries:
- the truA gene encoding tRNA pseudouridine(38-40) synthase TruA, producing MNRYFIEVGYKGAQFSGFQVQENAHTVQAEVDRALSTLLRTKIESTGSSRTDAGVNARQNFLHFDTDLPLHPQFLYKINAILPADVVLNQIYQVPPDAHSRFDAVARSYEYTLYTHKDPFMQDRGYFFPYKLNMDALQEAAEIIKSYEDFTTFSKRNTQVHTYICRIEESVWRAEGERVVYNVTANRFLRGMVRGLVGTMLRVGRGKLSMAQFRAAIESKDCTNADFAVPGHGLFLMKVHYPEGLLTPYPF
- a CDS encoding DUF4476 domain-containing protein, encoding MQLNYRTVILACLCLLLGTRIVAQSQQNPHYYIYIQSEKGQPFYVKHDGDVLSSTERGYIILPKLSNGAVPITVGFPKNEAPEQHFNIRVSQADQGFLLKKASANAYALYNMQTFRELKSDALQKATADESTQEPEKPVETAAVATTEPDTRKDMMNDLQKDVQSAVGTTAVVTNTAVKTPKPSGNGFASALDKIVVSGDDREDVVAEANKNTAVAKGSGKAAAAAVIKEKAERAPLTDDEKALLADVLAEESRTAASEAAADDVAKGAGSEGNTRKSKHHKKKENDPEFIDFQDDKNAAPAALPPATPAQTSSATITPVEEEAPAPKKKKHKASEDADVAVPVTEAAVPVDVAETHSTGKKKHKKEDTRSGEIVTDTSGYGVAMYDQPAPARKKKKKDEDEAVAATDESAVAANKNVNPRLINSDCANIMDDATFRKMLRRFVAAASDDGMLDVFRKQSRNYCMETTQIKTLAQLVVGEDARYRLLDMAYSKTYDTEKYAGLESVLTDNYYKGRFKAMLHK